One Helianthus annuus cultivar XRQ/B chromosome 7, HanXRQr2.0-SUNRISE, whole genome shotgun sequence genomic region harbors:
- the LOC110867575 gene encoding uncharacterized WD repeat-containing protein C2A9.03 produces the protein MDYRMPNNEVEEIDYVVDEIDVLDFVMDDVEGGGGGDHVEYDYDMVTDTSSAQARRGRDIQGIPWERLNITRESYRQTRLEQYRNYENIPLSGDAVDKKCKQKQKGGNYYEFFHNTRLVKPTILHFQLRNLVWATSKHDVYLMSNYSIMHWSSLSHTMTEILNFSGHVAPTEKHAGSLLEGFTHTQISTLAVKDDFIVAGGFQGELACKRLDKQGVSFCTRTTHDENAITNAVEIYDSLSGGKHFMASNNDGGVREYDMERFQLVNHFHFPWPVNHSSLSPDRKLITVVGDHLDGLIVDSSNGKTVASVEGHLDYSFASAWHPDGNLFATGNQDKTCRVWDLRNLSNPVSVLKGNMGAVRSLRFSSSGQFLVVAEPADFVHVYDGNLNYEKRQEIDFFGEISGVTLSPDDETLYIGVWDRTYASLLQYNKRHNYGYLDSFV, from the exons AT GGATTACAGGATGCCTAATAACGAAGTTGAAGAAATCGATTACGTTGTAGATGAGATAGATGTTTTGGATTTTGTGATGGATGATGTGGAAGGAGGCGGTGGTGGAGATCACGTTGAGTATGATTATGATATG GTGACGGATACGTCTTCGGCTCAAGCAAGGAGAGGTAGAGACATTCAAGGGATTCCATGGGAAAGATTGAATATAACAAGAGAAAGTTACAGACAAACAAGGCTGGAACAGTACAGAAACTATGAAAACATTCCGTTATCAGGTGATGCTGTCGATAAG AAATGTAAACAAAAGCAGAAGGGTGGCAACTACTACGAGTTTTTTCACAATACCAGATTGGTGAAGCCTACAATACTTCACTTTCAG TTAAGGAATCTGGTGTGGGCCACCTCAAAACACGATGTGTATCTCATGTCTAACTACTCGATCATGCATTGGTCATCGTTATCACACACCATGACTGAGATCCTTAACTTTTCCGGACATGTAGCACCTACTGAG AAACATGCTGGGAGTTTGCTGGAAGGTTTTACGCATACTCAGATTAGTACTCTAGCTGTAAAGGATGATTTTATAGTTGCCGGTGGATTTCAAGGAGAGCTTGCTTGTAAG CGGCTGGATAAACAGGGAGTGAGTTTCTGTACAAGAACAACTCATGATGAGAATGCCATAACAAATGCCGTTGAGATATATGATAGCTTGAG TGGTGGAAAGCATTTTATGGCATCAAACAATGATGGCGGTGTGAGAGAATACGATATGGAAAGATTTCAGCTTGTCAATCACTTCCACTTTCCTTGGCCTGTGAAT CATTCATCGTTAAGCCCGGATCGCAAGCTTATAACTGTCGTTGGAGATCATCTCGATGGACTTATTGTGGACTCATCAAATGGAAAA ACGGTTGCGTCGGTTGAAGGTCACCTCGACTATTCATTTGCATCCGCATGGCATCCAGACGGAAACCTATTTGCTACAGGGAATCAAGACAAAACATGTCGGGTATGGGATTTACGAAACCTTTCAAACCCGGTATCCGTTCTCAAGGGCAACATGGGGGCGGTGCGGTCACTCCGGTTTTCTTCAAGCGGGCAGTTTCTGGTGGTGGCTGAACCCGCTGATTTCGTGCACGTTTACGACGGCAACTTAAACTACGAAAAGAGGCAAGAAATCGATTTCTTTGGAGAAATATCGGGGGTGACGCTTAGTCCTGACGATGAAACGCTTTATATTGGAGTTTGGGACCGGACGTATGCAAGTTTGTTACAGTATAACAAACGACATAACTACGGGTACCTTGATTCCTTTGTGTAG